In the Natronolimnobius baerhuensis genome, one interval contains:
- a CDS encoding iron-containing alcohol dehydrogenase family protein, whose product METAHSSDPTLASRFAYDPATIRFGPNCVADLADELERHGLERALVVCGSTVGNTPAVIDPVCEGLGDRLAGVFDGTTAEKRLGTAFDGRERLERENADALVSLGGGSSLDVAKVISVLAANDRTHEDVAAEFAETGTITVPDEGLVPIVAIPTTLAGADLSQGAGVTAAPDSSPVDAEQGGGISDPGLMPTAVFADPTLVATTPDGVLAGSAMNGFDKGLETLYAANRTPITDATARHGLEKFADGLRAFGDGTRDLETVETLLEGSLLVQYGISRPGGTTLSIIHAFGHALTRTDDVQQGEAHAIVAPHVLEYLFEQDGVDARAGLLANALGVDNAADQGAAVVDAVTTIRDGLELPSQLRNVDGPQPAEFTAVAEDVLADRFMENAPPGLEPTVAEIEAVLEAAW is encoded by the coding sequence ATGGAGACCGCACACTCGAGCGACCCTACTCTGGCAAGTCGCTTCGCGTACGACCCCGCGACGATTCGATTCGGCCCGAACTGTGTCGCTGATCTCGCAGACGAACTCGAGCGCCACGGCCTCGAGCGCGCGCTGGTCGTCTGTGGCTCGACGGTCGGGAACACGCCCGCCGTAATCGATCCCGTCTGTGAGGGCCTCGGCGACCGACTTGCGGGCGTGTTCGATGGGACGACGGCCGAGAAACGGCTCGGAACGGCGTTCGACGGCCGCGAACGCCTCGAGCGAGAGAATGCCGACGCGCTCGTGAGCCTCGGCGGGGGCAGCAGTCTGGACGTGGCAAAAGTGATCAGCGTGCTCGCGGCGAACGACCGTACCCACGAAGACGTCGCCGCGGAGTTCGCCGAAACGGGGACGATTACCGTACCAGACGAGGGTCTCGTTCCGATTGTCGCGATTCCGACGACGCTCGCCGGAGCCGACCTCTCGCAGGGTGCCGGCGTCACGGCCGCGCCGGACTCGAGTCCGGTCGATGCAGAGCAGGGCGGCGGCATCAGTGATCCTGGGTTGATGCCGACCGCGGTCTTCGCCGATCCGACGCTCGTCGCGACGACGCCCGACGGCGTGCTCGCGGGCTCGGCGATGAACGGCTTCGATAAGGGCCTCGAGACGCTCTATGCCGCGAACCGGACGCCGATCACCGACGCGACGGCCAGACACGGCCTCGAGAAATTTGCAGACGGCCTGCGCGCCTTCGGCGACGGCACGCGCGACCTCGAGACGGTCGAGACGCTGCTCGAGGGGTCTCTGCTCGTCCAGTACGGTATCTCGCGACCGGGTGGAACGACGCTCTCGATTATCCACGCGTTCGGCCACGCCCTCACGCGAACGGACGACGTACAACAGGGCGAAGCGCACGCAATCGTCGCGCCCCACGTCCTCGAGTATCTCTTCGAACAGGACGGCGTCGACGCCCGTGCGGGGCTGCTCGCGAACGCGCTGGGAGTAGACAACGCGGCAGATCAGGGCGCTGCCGTCGTTGACGCGGTGACGACGATCCGCGATGGCCTCGAGTTGCCGTCACAACTGCGGAATGTCGACGGTCCCCAGCCTGCAGAGTTCACCGCGGTTGCCGAGGACGTTCTCGCGGACCGATTCATGGAAAACGCGCCGCCAGGCCTCGAGCCGACGGTCGCAGAGATCGAAGCCGTACTCGAGGCAGCGTGGTGA
- a CDS encoding zinc-binding dehydrogenase, with amino-acid sequence MASEMRAFQIEEYGDPDVFEASTVEVPDPGPDEIRVEVVASSVNPVDYKIRGGNIPDFAPEFPATLHCDVAGVVDAVGENVDAFESGDEVYGMPGGAGRQGALADYVVGHAGTFAHAPDSIPLADSAALPVVALTAWEMLADKTTVDIGDEVLIYGATGGVGHIGVQLADWFGADVTATASSEAKRDLATELGADVTVDYTDTAVEEYVTEHATGGGFDTVFDPVGDDHLETAFEAVRPFGTVVTTESSAAQDLDLAPMHANSLELGVVLVILPVLLGDRQERIGDELETIATLVDNGALEPHIDDRYAFEEVADAHRRAEEGDFVGKLLLVAE; translated from the coding sequence ATGGCTTCCGAGATGCGTGCCTTCCAGATCGAGGAGTATGGCGACCCGGACGTCTTTGAGGCGAGTACTGTCGAGGTCCCCGACCCCGGCCCCGACGAGATCCGCGTCGAGGTCGTGGCCTCGAGCGTCAACCCGGTCGATTACAAGATTCGTGGCGGCAACATTCCCGACTTCGCGCCCGAGTTCCCGGCCACGCTGCACTGCGACGTTGCCGGCGTGGTCGATGCGGTCGGCGAGAACGTCGACGCGTTCGAATCGGGCGACGAGGTCTACGGCATGCCCGGCGGCGCGGGTCGACAGGGTGCACTCGCTGACTACGTCGTCGGCCACGCGGGCACGTTCGCACACGCCCCCGACTCGATTCCGCTCGCGGACAGCGCCGCGCTCCCGGTCGTCGCGCTCACCGCGTGGGAGATGCTCGCCGACAAGACGACGGTCGACATCGGCGACGAGGTGCTCATCTACGGCGCGACCGGCGGTGTCGGCCACATTGGTGTTCAACTCGCCGACTGGTTTGGCGCAGACGTAACTGCGACGGCCTCGAGCGAGGCAAAGCGCGACCTCGCCACAGAACTCGGCGCAGACGTGACCGTCGACTACACCGATACGGCGGTCGAGGAGTACGTCACCGAGCACGCCACCGGCGGCGGCTTCGATACTGTTTTCGATCCCGTCGGCGACGACCACCTCGAGACCGCATTCGAGGCGGTCCGGCCGTTCGGGACCGTTGTGACGACCGAGTCCAGCGCTGCCCAAGACCTAGATCTCGCACCGATGCACGCCAACTCGCTCGAGTTGGGCGTCGTGCTCGTGATCCTCCCGGTACTACTGGGCGACCGGCAAGAACGCATCGGCGACGAACTCGAGACCATCGCAACACTGGTCGACAACGGTGCGCTCGAGCCCCACATCGACGACCGGTACGCATTCGAGGAGGTCGCAGACGCCCACCGTCGCGCGGAGGAGGGCGATTTCGTCGGGAAGCTGTTGCTGGTCGCTGAGTAG
- the queC gene encoding 7-cyano-7-deazaguanine synthase QueC — MTTDSDTTDDTESSADHPRAVVLLSGGMDSATAAFEAHERGYEVYALHTSYGQRTEDRELECARQLADDVDAADFLQIETGHLAAIGASSLTDDELDVSDADMESDEIPTSYVPFRNANLLAMAVSYAEANDCEAVFIGAHSEDFSGYPDCRPAFFEAFETVVDVGTKPETDIAIEAPFVEWSKTDIAERGVDLEVPYEHTWSCYRENEPACGTCDACAFRLQAFQHIGVRDPIEYAQRPSYVDDPA; from the coding sequence ATGACCACCGACTCCGACACCACCGACGACACCGAATCGTCCGCCGACCACCCCCGCGCCGTCGTCCTCCTCTCAGGCGGCATGGACAGCGCCACCGCCGCCTTCGAGGCCCACGAGCGCGGCTACGAGGTGTACGCCCTGCATACGTCCTACGGCCAACGCACCGAGGATCGCGAACTCGAGTGTGCGCGCCAACTCGCCGATGACGTCGATGCTGCGGACTTCCTCCAAATCGAAACCGGCCACCTCGCAGCTATCGGGGCCTCGAGTCTGACCGACGACGAACTGGACGTTTCGGACGCGGATATGGAGAGCGACGAGATTCCCACCTCGTACGTCCCGTTCAGAAACGCGAACCTGCTCGCGATGGCAGTCTCCTACGCCGAGGCCAACGACTGCGAGGCGGTGTTTATCGGCGCACACAGCGAGGACTTTTCGGGGTATCCGGACTGCCGGCCCGCCTTCTTTGAGGCGTTCGAGACCGTCGTCGACGTGGGGACGAAACCCGAGACCGACATCGCAATCGAAGCCCCGTTCGTCGAGTGGTCGAAGACCGATATCGCGGAGCGCGGCGTCGACCTCGAGGTGCCCTACGAGCATACCTGGAGTTGTTACCGCGAGAACGAGCCAGCCTGTGGCACCTGTGATGCCTGTGCGTTCCGCCTGCAGGCGTTTCAGCACATCGGCGTGCGAGATCCAATCGAGTACGCACAGCGTCCGTCGTACGTCGACGACCCCGCGTAG
- a CDS encoding 7-carboxy-7-deazaguanine synthase QueE, with protein sequence MPVSDSADGHVDDGDQAAADIDGPALPINELFTSLQGEGTLAGVPSVFVRTSGCNLRCWFCDSYHTSWEPTHAWLGLEEIIAEIESFDADHVVLTGGEPLLHEESVALLEALDDRGYHTTVETNGTIDRDAPIDLASISPKLESSTPTPARAPDGGGASANGSKNEGEWEQRHEANRIDLEALAALVEATDFQLKFVVTDESDMDEILELLADLRDAADVPVPDQNVLLMPEGATRERLAETRNRTADLALEYGFRYTPRLHVDLWNDAPET encoded by the coding sequence ATGCCGGTCTCCGACTCGGCCGACGGGCACGTGGATGACGGCGACCAGGCGGCAGCCGACATCGACGGCCCCGCCCTCCCCATCAACGAACTGTTCACCTCGCTGCAGGGCGAAGGGACGCTCGCCGGCGTCCCGTCCGTCTTCGTCCGCACGAGCGGCTGTAACCTCCGTTGTTGGTTCTGTGACTCCTATCACACCTCCTGGGAACCGACTCACGCCTGGCTAGGACTCGAGGAGATCATCGCCGAAATCGAGTCCTTCGACGCCGACCACGTCGTCCTCACCGGCGGCGAACCGCTGTTGCACGAGGAAAGTGTCGCCCTGCTCGAGGCCCTCGACGACCGGGGCTATCACACGACCGTCGAGACAAACGGCACGATTGATCGCGACGCACCCATCGATCTCGCCTCAATCAGCCCCAAACTCGAGAGCAGTACGCCGACGCCAGCGCGCGCTCCGGACGGCGGGGGTGCGAGCGCAAACGGGAGCAAGAACGAGGGCGAGTGGGAACAGCGACACGAAGCCAACCGGATCGACCTCGAGGCACTCGCGGCGCTCGTCGAGGCGACCGACTTTCAGTTGAAGTTCGTCGTCACAGACGAGAGCGACATGGACGAAATCCTCGAGTTACTTGCAGATCTCCGCGACGCTGCCGACGTTCCCGTTCCCGACCAGAACGTTCTCCTGATGCCCGAGGGCGCAACTCGCGAGCGCCTCGCAGAGACACGCAATCGAACCGCCGACCTCGCCCTCGAGTACGGCTTTCGCTATACGCCGCGCCTGCACGTCGATCTCTGGAACGACGCGCCCGAGACGTAG
- a CDS encoding 6-pyruvoyl trahydropterin synthase family protein, with protein sequence MTHSLDSAKRADGAEATDTQIVGTERVLHVGRDRPIRISTGHRLLHHDGKCSRPHGHNYEVTVALAGELTAEGWIADKGDITTVIDEWDHMFLLEAGDPLIEAFEAAGDADSLIVLEQPPTAEVMSVVLERKLEAALPETVTDVAVQVTETSELCGGSGF encoded by the coding sequence ATGACTCACTCGCTGGACTCCGCCAAACGTGCTGACGGCGCTGAGGCAACCGACACGCAGATCGTCGGCACCGAACGTGTCCTTCACGTTGGACGAGATCGTCCAATCCGTATCAGCACGGGCCATCGGCTGCTCCATCACGACGGCAAGTGTTCTCGACCACACGGTCACAACTACGAGGTCACCGTCGCGCTTGCCGGCGAACTTACCGCAGAGGGATGGATCGCCGACAAAGGAGATATTACCACAGTAATCGACGAGTGGGATCACATGTTCTTACTCGAGGCCGGTGATCCGCTGATCGAGGCGTTCGAAGCGGCCGGCGACGCGGACAGTCTCATCGTCCTTGAGCAGCCGCCGACGGCCGAAGTGATGAGCGTCGTCTTGGAGCGGAAACTCGAGGCTGCACTTCCCGAGACGGTCACCGACGTTGCTGTGCAGGTTACTGAAACGAGCGAACTCTGCGGAGGGAGCGGATTCTGA
- a CDS encoding winged helix-turn-helix domain-containing protein, which produces MSSHRTEQTEPNSPTVLSALGNKYSAEILCAAGTPKSAQTLSEDIEIPIATCYRRIEELVDAGLLTCEGRQLSEKGRRTNIYRRTVDELEVDFSSDRPAFSQKRRTEAKNQIQDKLGE; this is translated from the coding sequence ATGTCTTCGCACCGGACGGAACAAACTGAACCAAATTCACCGACGGTCCTTTCGGCACTCGGGAACAAATACAGCGCCGAAATTCTCTGTGCGGCCGGGACACCGAAATCAGCACAGACACTGAGTGAGGATATCGAAATCCCAATCGCGACCTGCTATCGCCGCATCGAGGAACTTGTGGATGCAGGGCTGTTGACCTGTGAAGGCCGACAACTCTCGGAAAAAGGCCGCCGAACGAACATCTATCGGCGAACCGTCGACGAACTCGAGGTTGACTTCTCCTCGGATCGGCCGGCGTTCTCGCAGAAACGCCGGACCGAGGCGAAAAACCAGATCCAGGACAAACTCGGGGAGTGA
- a CDS encoding HdeD family acid-resistance protein: protein MDTVPTTTETGEIQNGWRTLALAGGLIALAGVLALVVPFATGIALTYILGAALVVGGLIHAGHVFTVGDWTGRLWQLALAAISVAAGVILLANPVIGLVSLTILVIAYLIVDGATELWMSLRMAGESGRGWIAASGAVSLVLAAFLWSGFPVDATWLIGAVVGVALVMTGISMVAVAYSGRDMDEDDVTPPAAEPRRA, encoded by the coding sequence ATGGACACAGTACCCACGACAACCGAAACCGGAGAGATCCAAAACGGCTGGCGAACGCTCGCACTCGCGGGCGGACTCATCGCACTTGCTGGCGTGCTCGCGCTCGTCGTTCCGTTTGCGACTGGCATCGCACTCACGTATATCCTCGGGGCAGCGCTCGTCGTCGGCGGCCTCATCCACGCTGGTCACGTCTTTACGGTTGGTGACTGGACTGGACGGCTCTGGCAACTTGCACTCGCGGCCATCTCAGTCGCTGCGGGAGTGATTCTGCTTGCAAACCCCGTGATCGGACTCGTGAGTCTGACCATCCTCGTCATCGCGTACCTGATCGTCGATGGCGCAACGGAACTCTGGATGAGCCTCCGGATGGCTGGCGAATCTGGTCGCGGCTGGATTGCCGCAAGCGGAGCCGTCTCGCTCGTGCTGGCGGCGTTCCTCTGGTCGGGCTTCCCCGTCGATGCAACCTGGCTCATCGGCGCTGTCGTCGGTGTTGCACTGGTCATGACCGGCATCTCCATGGTCGCCGTCGCCTACAGCGGCCGCGACATGGACGAAGACGACGTGACGCCACCAGCAGCCGAACCACGACGTGCCTAA
- a CDS encoding NAD-binding protein encodes MAHVSGPRGRTVHLAVVLVTAVAFVSIATGLAAMVTDPTLETGFHTPTLATATGFSGVLVGFALLGASWGMRRGFRVAYLAAIVLVVLAATHGIVQTRLLSIPLVVFSLVVTGLLVRWRTETPFTRSVTLTESQIGAVLAVGSVVCYGTIGSYVLRADFEGVDSLIDGLYFTLVTASTVGYGDIHASTEVGRLFAISLVLLGPASVAAIAGSLIGPSIQSYFTRAGARAANVERPSNGEQFLLIGTSTPGDQLVSSLSRQASLTVVTADEDWATQLEADGIDVTVGDPTDEGVLEQARPTDLTAIVVATDAEETPYTVLAARRLDSSVRLVALVDGKREQDVAELGADVTIDPAHVLEWTTTAAALGTAFESVDKRGD; translated from the coding sequence ATGGCTCACGTCAGCGGCCCTCGCGGCCGAACCGTCCACCTCGCTGTGGTCCTCGTCACCGCTGTTGCGTTCGTCTCCATCGCGACAGGACTCGCAGCGATGGTCACCGATCCGACGCTCGAGACTGGCTTCCACACGCCGACACTCGCGACTGCGACCGGTTTTAGCGGCGTCCTCGTCGGCTTTGCGCTCCTCGGTGCGAGCTGGGGAATGCGCCGTGGCTTTCGGGTTGCCTACCTCGCTGCAATCGTCCTTGTCGTTCTCGCGGCGACACACGGCATCGTCCAGACGCGGCTCCTGTCGATTCCACTCGTTGTGTTCTCTCTCGTCGTCACCGGGTTGCTCGTCCGCTGGCGCACTGAAACGCCGTTTACGCGCTCGGTTACACTGACGGAGTCACAGATCGGTGCGGTGCTTGCGGTCGGCAGCGTGGTCTGTTACGGAACCATTGGCTCATACGTCCTCAGAGCTGATTTCGAGGGTGTCGACTCGCTCATCGACGGCCTGTACTTTACGCTCGTCACGGCGAGCACCGTTGGCTACGGCGACATCCACGCGAGTACCGAGGTCGGACGGCTGTTTGCCATTTCGCTCGTATTGCTCGGCCCCGCAAGCGTCGCCGCGATTGCCGGCTCGCTTATCGGCCCCTCAATCCAGTCGTACTTTACGCGCGCCGGTGCTCGAGCCGCAAACGTTGAACGTCCGTCAAATGGCGAGCAGTTCCTCCTGATCGGCACGTCCACACCCGGAGACCAACTCGTCTCCTCGCTCTCGAGGCAGGCGTCTCTCACTGTTGTCACCGCGGACGAGGACTGGGCAACCCAACTCGAGGCCGATGGCATCGACGTGACCGTCGGCGACCCAACGGACGAGGGGGTCCTCGAGCAAGCGAGACCGACCGACTTAACCGCAATTGTGGTTGCGACTGACGCCGAGGAGACGCCGTACACTGTTCTCGCTGCTCGGCGACTCGACTCGAGTGTGCGTCTCGTTGCGCTCGTCGACGGCAAGCGAGAGCAAGACGTTGCGGAGTTAGGCGCGGACGTGACTATCGATCCGGCACACGTTCTCGAGTGGACGACGACCGCTGCAGCGCTCGGGACGGCGTTCGAGTCGGTCGATAAAAGAGGTGATTAG
- a CDS encoding competence/damage-inducible protein A: MNVAVVTVGDELLAGRTTDTNATWLCERLADRGATVERVTTVPDRIAAIARVVNEYRAEYDAVIVTGGLGPTHDDVTMAGIAAALGRSLEEHEEALAWLEEDGYSRAELTEGTAALPEGARALHNDVGVAPGATLEGVYVLPGVPTEMRAMFESIKSEFSGTTTHLVEVVADEPESALLDRLAEVQDRFDVSVGSYPGESVRLTVESTDEEIAEAAAAWLREHVETA; this comes from the coding sequence ATGAACGTCGCGGTCGTCACCGTCGGAGACGAACTGCTTGCCGGGCGCACCACGGACACGAACGCCACCTGGCTCTGTGAACGCCTCGCCGACCGTGGAGCCACTGTCGAGCGGGTCACGACCGTGCCTGATCGTATCGCAGCTATCGCCCGCGTCGTCAACGAGTATCGCGCCGAGTACGACGCTGTCATCGTCACGGGCGGACTCGGGCCAACTCACGACGACGTGACCATGGCGGGCATCGCCGCCGCACTTGGGCGCTCACTCGAGGAGCACGAGGAAGCGCTCGCCTGGCTCGAGGAAGATGGCTACTCGCGTGCGGAATTGACGGAGGGCACAGCGGCACTCCCGGAGGGCGCGCGAGCCCTGCACAATGACGTTGGCGTCGCACCGGGCGCAACGCTCGAGGGCGTGTACGTCCTTCCTGGTGTTCCGACGGAGATGCGGGCGATGTTCGAGTCGATCAAATCGGAGTTTTCGGGGACGACGACTCATTTGGTGGAAGTCGTCGCTGACGAACCCGAAAGTGCACTACTCGACCGTCTTGCAGAGGTTCAGGACCGGTTCGATGTCTCTGTCGGGAGCTATCCCGGCGAGTCTGTTCGACTCACGGTCGAAAGCACCGACGAGGAGATAGCCGAGGCTGCAGCCGCATGGCTTCGCGAGCACGTCGAGACGGCGTGA
- a CDS encoding RNA-guided endonuclease InsQ/TnpB family protein — MAKQVVTRTYTASIRNQPQVSDDLDSLGFAASKLWNVGRWTCSRVWDEIDYIPEHDELTAYLKSHERYDDLHSQSSQRVLQELAEAFNGWYGKRRNGDTRANSPGYRKHGDDHPRSTVTFKAAGFKLDTQYNRVRLSQGSNLKDYWSDFILCEYQTQPDVDLSAVENVQQVRAVWTGEEWELHFVCNVEIEVADSRGEKTVGVDLGINNFAALAYEDGHSELYPLNSLKQDDYYFSKRLAQCDDSDSKQATRLSHKKSERRTHYFHTLSKHIVERCVDEGVGTIVVGDLSGVREDEENGKSKNWGTHGNLDLHSWAFDRFTNLLEYKAKMEGITVEEVSERDTSKSCSCCGRKRDANRVERGLYVCDDCGTVANADVNGAENIRQKVSPNLAFDGGDRSNGWLAQPSTYLFDKETGAFAPQERVTS, encoded by the coding sequence ATGGCGAAACAGGTCGTTACGCGCACCTACACTGCTTCCATCAGGAACCAGCCACAGGTGTCTGACGACCTCGATTCGCTCGGGTTCGCTGCCAGTAAACTCTGGAACGTCGGACGGTGGACGTGCAGTCGAGTCTGGGATGAAATCGACTATATCCCAGAACACGACGAACTCACCGCCTACCTCAAGAGTCACGAACGCTACGATGACCTGCATTCTCAGTCAAGTCAGCGAGTCCTTCAAGAACTCGCTGAGGCGTTCAACGGCTGGTACGGCAAACGACGCAACGGAGACACACGAGCAAACTCGCCCGGCTACCGCAAACACGGTGACGACCACCCACGAAGCACGGTCACGTTCAAAGCCGCTGGCTTCAAACTCGACACCCAGTACAACCGTGTTCGACTCTCCCAAGGCTCAAACCTCAAGGACTACTGGTCGGACTTCATCCTCTGTGAGTACCAGACGCAGCCCGATGTTGACCTCTCTGCCGTGGAGAACGTCCAGCAAGTGCGGGCCGTCTGGACTGGCGAGGAGTGGGAGTTGCACTTCGTGTGCAACGTCGAGATTGAGGTGGCCGACTCTCGCGGCGAGAAGACCGTCGGTGTTGATCTCGGTATCAACAACTTCGCCGCGCTCGCCTACGAGGACGGCCACAGTGAACTGTACCCACTCAACTCCCTGAAGCAAGACGACTACTACTTCAGCAAGCGACTCGCTCAGTGTGACGACTCCGACTCCAAGCAAGCCACGCGATTGAGCCACAAGAAATCGGAGCGTCGCACACACTACTTCCACACACTCTCAAAACACATCGTTGAACGATGTGTGGACGAGGGAGTGGGAACCATCGTGGTGGGCGATCTCTCCGGTGTCCGCGAGGACGAGGAAAACGGCAAGTCGAAGAACTGGGGCACACACGGCAACCTTGACTTGCACTCGTGGGCATTCGACCGGTTCACCAATCTGCTCGAATATAAGGCCAAGATGGAAGGCATCACGGTTGAGGAGGTATCTGAGCGTGATACGTCAAAGTCGTGTTCGTGCTGTGGACGAAAGCGTGACGCGAACCGTGTTGAACGCGGGTTGTACGTGTGCGATGACTGCGGGACGGTGGCGAACGCTGATGTGAACGGTGCTGAGAACATTCGACAAAAAGTATCTCCGAATCTTGCCTTCGATGGGGGAGATAGGAGTAACGGCTGGTTGGCACAGCCATCGACGTACCTGTTTGACAAGGAAACTGGCGCATTCGCGCCTCAAGAACGGGTCACGTCGTAA